In Dyadobacter sp. CECT 9275, the following proteins share a genomic window:
- a CDS encoding SelT/SelW/SelH family protein → MKPNVTIEYCPKCGWLLRAAWMAQELLTTFQDDLKSVSLIPSEVPGRYQITLNEELVWDRKREGHFPEPKELKKRIRDIIDPERNLGHNDR, encoded by the coding sequence ATGAAACCAAACGTTACCATTGAATATTGTCCAAAGTGTGGCTGGCTTTTACGAGCTGCATGGATGGCGCAGGAACTGCTTACTACCTTCCAGGACGATCTGAAATCTGTGAGTCTGATCCCTTCGGAAGTACCAGGGCGATACCAGATTACGTTAAATGAAGAACTGGTCTGGGACCGGAAACGCGAAGGCCATTTCCCGGAACCCAAGGAGTTGAAAAAACGGATAAGGGATATCATTGACCCTGAAAGAAACCTCGGACATAACGACAGGTAA
- a CDS encoding porin family protein encodes MRLGITSLLLLGALHLNAQNRVEDSITVKPKKASVNYFGFRFGGLSSDFSGNGGVGIPAPGGKSLLGWHAGGAMDLYTRKYYNARVELSYISKGGKDTFGNERIEMESMNRSQYVQLSVLPLIVKPGFKKINPYLGLGGYYARRVAMKSRTRTSLEPAWENDPVTARNLNVKNDFGYSLSLGIYVWKRPLLEMRYEAGIPSVSSTSRIKNRSLVLSFSI; translated from the coding sequence ATGAGACTAGGTATTACCAGCTTGCTCCTTTTGGGAGCGTTACATCTGAACGCCCAAAATAGGGTGGAGGACTCAATAACAGTAAAGCCGAAAAAGGCGTCGGTTAATTATTTTGGATTTCGTTTCGGAGGCTTGTCCAGTGATTTTAGTGGGAATGGAGGAGTGGGAATTCCTGCGCCGGGAGGGAAGTCGTTGCTGGGGTGGCATGCCGGTGGGGCGATGGATCTGTACACCAGGAAGTATTATAATGCCCGCGTTGAACTGTCCTATATTTCGAAGGGAGGGAAAGATACCTTTGGGAATGAGCGCATTGAAATGGAGAGTATGAACAGGTCTCAGTATGTCCAGCTCAGTGTTCTGCCGCTGATCGTAAAACCTGGTTTTAAAAAAATCAATCCCTATCTCGGACTTGGAGGGTACTACGCAAGGAGAGTCGCCATGAAGTCCAGAACCAGAACCAGTCTGGAGCCTGCGTGGGAGAATGATCCTGTAACGGCGCGGAACCTCAATGTGAAAAATGACTTTGGGTATTCTCTTTCTTTGGGTATTTATGTATGGAAAAGACCACTCTTAGAAATGCGTTATGAAGCCGGAATCCCTTCGGTATCCTCCACTTCCCGTATTAAAAACCGTTCTCTGGTGCTTTCCTTTTCAATTTAG